The following coding sequences lie in one Papaver somniferum cultivar HN1 unplaced genomic scaffold, ASM357369v1 unplaced-scaffold_52, whole genome shotgun sequence genomic window:
- the LOC113343035 gene encoding uncharacterized protein LOC113343035: MGDSSSASYIHMVQHLIEKCLLFHMTKEECMEALSKHANIKPVITSTVWKELEKENKDFFEAYARNRGDRMSESETTEKIQKMLSESSATSPGCRSSVGSQDENDRDEHD; this comes from the exons ATGGGGGACTCTTCTTCTGCTTCGTACATCCACATG GTGCAACACTTGATTGAGAAGTGTCTACTGTTCCACATGACAAAGGAAGAGTGCATGGAAGCTCTCTCTAAGCATGCAAATATCAAACCTGTCATCACTTCCACTG TTTGGAAGGAACTGGAGAAAGAAAACAAGGACTTCTTTGAGGCCTATGCTAGAAACAGAGGAGACCGAATGTCTGAATCAGAAACTACCGAGAAGATCCAAAAAATGCTCTCGGAGTCATCTGCTACTTCACCCGGCTGTCGGTCATCCGTAGGATCCCAAGACGAAAATGACCGAGACGAACATGATTAA
- the LOC113343034 gene encoding DNA repair protein RAD51 homolog 4-like produces the protein MPPLESLEHEFPIIDTDFRQFCASHSLFSVEDFLVHDITVLVRVAEHQSDSNKLKQGISQILSIIDSQHQPWVNGVELLKDARQNKHVLSTGCEGLDLVLHGGLRKGQLTELVGPSCSGKTQVCLQAASNVAYKYVSSVMFLDTSNSFSAKRVSCFIDHLLGPSPAQVKRESLERLMNSILCHSVFDIFGLLGLLHELELKLKSQGTGEGNVRLLIIDSISSLITPILGGCGAQGHSLMIYAGYLLKKLAHKYDIAVLVTNHMVGGGDRGVPKPALGESWKSVSHVRLLLSRDRVSNTCSILILKHPAMALGQVGKLSIHN, from the exons ATGCCACCATTGGAGTCTCTAGAGCATGAATTTCCGATTATTGATACTGATTTCCGTCAGTTTTGTGCTTCTCATAGTCTTTTCTCAG TTGAGGATTTCCTTGTCCATGATATTACTGTATTAGTTCGAGTTGCCGAACACCAGTCGGATTCTAACAAGTTGAAGCAG GGCATTAGCCAAATCCTCTCTATTATAGATAGTCAGCATCAGCCATGGGTCAATGGTGTGGAGTTGTTAAAAGATGCTCGGCAGAATAAGCATGTCCTGTCTACGGGATGTGAAGG GCTTGACTTAGTTCTTCATGGTGGATTGCGGAAGGGTCAGTTGACAGAACTTGTTGGTCCATCATGCTCGGGtaaaacacaa GTCTGCCTACAAGCTGCTTCAAATGTGGCGTACAAGTACGTGAGTTCTGTTATGTTTTTAGATACGAGTAACTCGTTTTCCGCCAAACGTGTTTCTTGCTTCATCGATCATCTGTTGGGTCCATCTCCTGCACAG GTCAAACGTGAAAGCCTTGAAAGATTAATGAACAGCATATTATGCCACTCTGTGTTTGACATTTTTGGGCTGTTGGGCTTACTGCATGAGCTAGAATTGAAGTTGAAATCTCAG ggAACTGGAGAAGGCAATGTACGATTGCTGATCATTGATTCAATTTCATCCCTCATAACACCAATACTTGGAGGCTGCGGTGCTCAGG GACATTCTTTGATGATCTATGCTGGGTATCTCTTAAAGAAGTTAGCACACAAGTATGATATTGCTGTGTTG GTGACGAATCACATGGTGGGTGGAGGAGACAGAGGTGTACCTAAGCCTGCTCTTGGAGAGAGTTGGAAGAGTGTTTCACATGTGCGTTTACTACTTTCTCGTGATCGTGTGAGCAACACATGCAGCATCCTCATACTAAAGCACCCAGCCATG GCTTTAGGTCAGGTTGGGAAACTTTCGATTCACAATTGA